One stretch of Burkholderia oklahomensis C6786 DNA includes these proteins:
- a CDS encoding MDR family MFS transporter, translating into MPTESSAPSAPADAGRPGASVQLTIAALLLVLLLSALDQTIVSTALPTIVGELGGLEQLSWVVTAYLLSSTVVLPLYGKLGDLYGRKIVLQAAIVLFVVGSALCGLAQDMTQLIVLRALQGLGGGGLMVVTMAAIADLIPPDERGRYQGMFGGVYGIATVIGPLLGGFLVQHLSWRWIFYINLPLGVLAFAVIGAAFKPHTAHVRHRIDYAGAAFLATALTCAVLFTSQGGTILPWSSPQLWFTLALGIVSTAGFVYEERLAAEPIMPLALFRHRTFVLCSLIGFVVGLSLFGSVTFLPLYLQVVKGSTPSEAGMQLLPLMGGMLATSIASGRLITKLGKYRLFPIAGTFVAGAAMLLLATLSLDTPLRAMYLYMALLGGGLGMVMPVIVLAVQNTVEFRHLGVATSGATLFRSIGGSLGVAAFGALFSNGLHARLAAALPPDTELPPSLGPSAVRQLPDTVRGAYLHAFASSLHTVYLWAAAVIAIAFALAWFVEDVPFRKRA; encoded by the coding sequence ATGCCTACCGAATCCTCCGCGCCGTCCGCCCCGGCCGACGCCGGCCGCCCGGGCGCGTCCGTGCAGCTCACGATCGCCGCGCTGCTGCTCGTGCTGCTGCTGTCCGCACTCGATCAGACGATCGTGTCGACCGCGCTGCCGACGATCGTCGGCGAGCTCGGCGGCCTCGAGCAGCTGTCGTGGGTCGTCACCGCGTACCTGCTGTCGTCGACCGTCGTGCTGCCGCTGTACGGCAAGCTCGGCGACCTGTACGGGCGCAAGATCGTGCTGCAGGCGGCGATCGTGCTGTTCGTCGTCGGCTCGGCGCTGTGCGGGCTCGCGCAGGACATGACGCAGCTGATCGTGTTGCGCGCGCTGCAGGGGCTCGGCGGCGGCGGGCTGATGGTCGTCACGATGGCGGCGATCGCCGATCTGATTCCGCCCGACGAGCGCGGCCGCTATCAGGGGATGTTCGGCGGCGTGTACGGAATCGCGACGGTAATCGGGCCGCTCCTCGGCGGGTTTCTCGTTCAGCACCTGTCGTGGCGCTGGATCTTCTACATCAATCTGCCGCTCGGCGTGCTCGCGTTCGCGGTGATCGGCGCGGCGTTCAAGCCGCACACCGCGCACGTGCGGCACCGGATCGACTACGCGGGCGCCGCGTTCCTCGCGACCGCGCTCACCTGCGCCGTGCTGTTCACGAGCCAGGGCGGCACGATCCTGCCGTGGTCGTCGCCGCAACTATGGTTCACGCTCGCGCTCGGCATCGTCTCGACAGCGGGCTTCGTCTACGAGGAACGCCTCGCCGCCGAGCCGATCATGCCGCTCGCGCTGTTCCGCCACCGGACCTTCGTGCTGTGCAGCCTGATCGGCTTCGTCGTCGGTCTGTCGCTGTTCGGCTCGGTCACGTTCCTGCCGCTCTATCTGCAGGTCGTCAAGGGCTCGACGCCGTCGGAAGCCGGCATGCAGCTACTGCCGCTGATGGGCGGCATGCTCGCGACGTCGATCGCGAGCGGGCGGCTGATCACGAAGCTCGGCAAATACCGGCTGTTCCCGATCGCGGGCACGTTCGTGGCCGGCGCGGCGATGCTGCTCCTCGCGACGCTGTCGCTCGATACGCCGCTGCGCGCGATGTATCTGTACATGGCGCTGCTGGGCGGCGGGCTCGGGATGGTGATGCCCGTCATCGTGCTCGCGGTGCAGAACACGGTCGAGTTTCGGCATCTGGGCGTCGCGACGTCCGGCGCAACGCTGTTTCGCTCGATCGGCGGCTCGCTCGGCGTCGCCGCGTTCGGCGCGCTGTTCTCGAACGGGCTGCACGCGCGGCTCGCGGCCGCGCTGCCGCCCGACACGGAGCTGCCGCCGTCGCTCGGCCCGTCGGCCGTGCGCCAGTTGCCCGACACGGTGCGCGGCGCGTATCTGCACGCGTTCGCGAGCTCGCTGCACACGGTCTATCTATGGGCCGCGGCAGTGATCGCGATCGCGTTCGCGCTCGCGTGGTTCGTCGAAGACGTGCCGTTCAGAAAGAGAGCGTGA
- a CDS encoding lysoplasmalogenase, whose translation MLSNLPPRARGFWLAAALAALLYGLSLGQAPYSGQPAAKAALGALLFLAALQHPNARERAWLGAALAASVLGDVLLALSEWPPSFVAGLGAFLLAHLAYCALFAPWRAAPRGLRAVALVALWLAAPALYAAFFPHLAALAAPVAVYIAVLVAMASLALCARTPGPQVALGALVFVTSDALIGIDRFLGAFSGVDYFIWGFYAIAQLIIAFGVLRRKSN comes from the coding sequence GTGTTGTCCAACCTGCCCCCGCGCGCGCGCGGCTTCTGGCTTGCCGCCGCGCTTGCCGCGCTGCTGTACGGGCTGTCGCTCGGCCAAGCGCCCTATTCCGGCCAGCCTGCCGCGAAAGCCGCGCTCGGCGCGCTGCTGTTCCTTGCCGCATTGCAGCATCCGAACGCGCGCGAGCGCGCGTGGCTCGGCGCCGCACTCGCCGCGTCGGTGCTCGGCGACGTGCTGCTCGCGCTTTCCGAATGGCCGCCGTCGTTCGTCGCCGGCCTCGGCGCGTTCCTGCTCGCGCACCTCGCGTACTGCGCGCTGTTCGCGCCGTGGCGCGCCGCGCCGCGCGGACTGCGCGCCGTCGCGCTCGTCGCACTGTGGCTCGCCGCCCCCGCGCTCTACGCCGCGTTCTTTCCCCATCTCGCCGCGCTCGCCGCGCCGGTCGCCGTCTACATCGCCGTGCTCGTCGCGATGGCAAGCCTCGCACTGTGCGCCCGCACGCCCGGCCCGCAGGTCGCGCTCGGCGCGCTCGTGTTCGTCACGTCCGACGCGCTGATCGGCATCGATCGTTTTCTCGGCGCGTTTTCAGGCGTCGATTATTTCATCTGGGGTTTTTATGCCATCGCGCAATTGATCATTGCGTTCGGCGTGCTGCGTCGCAAATCAAATTAA
- a CDS encoding MerR family transcriptional regulator — protein sequence MPKSNPTTPADAAPDASTLNEYTVDELARVSDTTVRNVRAYQDRGLLAPPRKRGRVGIYDDTHVARLKVINHLLARGYTLSNIQDLIKAIDDGHDLRSILGLENAIGGRWSSERPQTFSLAQLIQMFGPQTPASLGRVAELGLLERRGVSFIAKSPALIEAAAAMVREGIPARELLDAISITRPYFDAIARVLVELVVHRLDRYDEGSLPPPTDVPALVDAIWRLRPLSSVFVEGEMNRALEAASSAYLGGRVATILDKKLSSQAARDAESELERTAAKDAPKKP from the coding sequence ATGCCGAAATCGAACCCAACCACTCCCGCCGACGCTGCCCCGGACGCGTCGACGTTGAACGAATACACGGTCGACGAGCTCGCGCGCGTGTCGGACACGACGGTGCGCAACGTACGCGCATATCAGGATCGCGGCCTGCTTGCACCGCCGCGCAAACGCGGCCGCGTCGGCATCTACGACGACACGCACGTCGCCCGCCTGAAGGTCATCAATCATCTGCTCGCGCGCGGCTACACGCTGTCGAACATCCAGGACCTGATCAAGGCGATCGACGACGGCCACGATCTGCGCTCGATCCTCGGCCTCGAAAACGCGATCGGCGGCCGCTGGTCGAGCGAGCGTCCGCAAACCTTCTCGCTCGCTCAGTTGATCCAGATGTTCGGCCCGCAAACGCCCGCGTCGCTCGGGCGCGTCGCCGAGCTCGGTCTACTCGAGCGGCGCGGTGTGTCGTTCATCGCGAAGAGCCCGGCGCTCATCGAAGCCGCGGCCGCGATGGTGCGCGAAGGCATCCCGGCGCGCGAACTGCTCGACGCGATCAGCATCACGCGGCCGTATTTCGATGCGATCGCACGCGTGCTCGTCGAACTCGTCGTGCACCGCCTCGATCGCTACGACGAAGGCTCGCTGCCGCCGCCGACCGACGTGCCGGCGCTCGTCGACGCGATCTGGCGGCTGCGTCCGCTCTCGTCGGTGTTCGTCGAGGGCGAGATGAACCGGGCGCTCGAAGCCGCGTCGAGCGCATATTTGGGCGGCCGTGTCGCGACGATCCTCGACAAGAAGCTGAGCTCCCAGGCGGCGCGCGACGCCGAATCCGAGCTCGAACGAACCGCGGCGAAGGACGCCCCGAAGAAACCTTAG
- a CDS encoding SDR family NAD(P)-dependent oxidoreductase codes for MKSFSNKVAAITGAGSGMGRSLAVQLSQQHCHVALADKNAVGLAETERIVRALAPSVRVTTCVLDVGDRAAMHAWADETAAAHGRVNLVFNNAGVALSSTIDGMEYSDLEWIVNINFWGVVHGTKAFLPYLKASGEGHIVNTSSIFGIFAQPGMSGYNATKYAVRGFTESLRQELDLMKCGVSATCVHPGGIRTNIAQSARLAQNMVGFMVESEQQGKADFEKFFITTADEAAHAILLGVRKNKRRVLIGRDAHGADWLARTLPAAYQSLVVLATKLQSARARRRAGRATPAPVPVPATYNNAGNQGGEQS; via the coding sequence ATGAAATCCTTTTCCAACAAAGTCGCTGCAATCACGGGCGCCGGTTCGGGCATGGGCCGCTCGCTCGCGGTGCAGCTCTCGCAACAGCATTGTCACGTCGCGCTCGCCGACAAGAACGCGGTCGGCCTCGCCGAGACCGAGCGGATCGTCCGCGCGCTCGCGCCGTCGGTGCGCGTGACGACCTGCGTGCTCGACGTCGGCGACCGCGCCGCGATGCATGCATGGGCCGACGAAACGGCCGCCGCGCACGGCCGCGTGAACCTCGTCTTCAACAACGCGGGCGTCGCGCTGTCGAGCACGATCGACGGGATGGAATACAGCGATCTCGAGTGGATCGTGAACATCAACTTCTGGGGCGTCGTCCACGGGACGAAAGCGTTCCTGCCGTACCTGAAGGCATCCGGCGAAGGCCACATCGTCAACACGTCGAGCATCTTCGGGATCTTCGCGCAGCCGGGCATGAGCGGCTACAACGCGACGAAGTACGCGGTGCGCGGCTTCACCGAGTCGCTGCGCCAGGAGCTCGACCTGATGAAGTGCGGCGTGTCGGCGACCTGCGTGCATCCGGGCGGCATCCGCACGAACATCGCGCAATCGGCGCGGCTCGCGCAGAACATGGTCGGCTTCATGGTCGAGAGCGAGCAGCAGGGCAAGGCGGACTTCGAGAAGTTCTTCATCACGACGGCCGACGAAGCGGCGCACGCGATCCTGCTGGGCGTGCGCAAGAACAAGCGCCGCGTGCTGATCGGCCGCGACGCGCACGGCGCCGACTGGCTCGCGCGCACGCTGCCCGCCGCGTATCAGTCGCTCGTCGTGCTCGCGACGAAGCTGCAGAGCGCCCGCGCGCGCCGCCGCGCGGGCCGCGCGACGCCGGCGCCGGTGCCAGTGCCCGCAACGTACAACAACGCAGGCAACCAGGGAGGAGAGCAATCATGA
- a CDS encoding methyl-accepting chemotaxis protein, whose protein sequence is MNAFFSRFSIRTRIFSTLGLVAVLLTITGVIGFFSMQNSNAALDDAYTRQLAAKTALASASLNLAITRTTLDRVILHPEAPDTANTIAKAEQYLAASDRGWRDYDALPRSDDEKALAGQANAARRALVDDALKPMIDALKAGRRDDADRLMMTVAPPLSVAWTKATTALDDARAAYGKAAYDDAERMYAWLRLALGGGIVFGLAACLGCAIGLHFAISQPLVRILTHLRRLSDGDLTTELRWTSHDEMAELVSGLTTMQRSLSDTVRKVTDGSESIATATRQIAAGNTDLSQRTEEQAAALQQTAASMEQLTATVKQNADNAREAQNCADSATNIATKGATVVGEVVGTMAEIDQSSQKVADIIGTIEGIAFQTNILALNAAVEAARAGEQGRGFAVVAGEVRTLAQRSASAAKEIKALIGESVERVATGSRLVGSAGDTMQEIQRAIARVTGIMTEISAASNEQRDGIEQVNRAVSQMDQVSQQNAALVEQAAAAAASLEEQADGLRRTVGAFRVA, encoded by the coding sequence ATGAACGCTTTTTTTTCCCGCTTTTCGATTCGCACCCGGATCTTCTCGACGCTCGGGCTCGTCGCCGTGCTGCTGACGATCACGGGCGTGATCGGCTTCTTCAGCATGCAGAACTCGAACGCCGCGCTCGACGACGCGTACACGCGGCAGCTCGCGGCGAAGACGGCGCTCGCGTCGGCGAGCCTCAATCTCGCGATCACGCGCACGACGCTCGATCGCGTGATCCTGCATCCGGAGGCGCCCGACACCGCGAATACGATCGCGAAGGCGGAGCAGTACCTGGCCGCGTCGGACCGCGGCTGGCGCGATTATGACGCGCTGCCCCGCAGCGACGACGAGAAGGCGCTTGCCGGTCAGGCGAACGCCGCGCGCCGCGCCCTCGTCGACGATGCGCTCAAGCCGATGATCGACGCGCTGAAGGCGGGCCGGCGCGACGACGCCGATCGTCTGATGATGACGGTCGCGCCGCCGCTGTCGGTCGCGTGGACGAAGGCGACGACCGCGCTCGACGACGCGCGCGCCGCGTACGGCAAGGCGGCCTACGACGACGCCGAGCGGATGTACGCGTGGCTGCGGCTCGCGCTCGGCGGGGGGATCGTGTTCGGTCTCGCCGCGTGCCTCGGCTGCGCGATCGGCCTGCACTTCGCGATCTCACAGCCGCTCGTGCGGATCCTCACGCACCTGCGCCGCCTGTCGGACGGCGATCTGACGACCGAGCTGCGCTGGACGTCGCACGACGAAATGGCCGAGCTCGTGAGCGGCCTGACGACGATGCAGCGCAGCCTGTCCGACACGGTGCGCAAGGTGACGGACGGCTCCGAGTCGATCGCGACCGCGACGCGCCAGATCGCGGCCGGCAACACGGATCTGTCGCAGCGCACCGAGGAGCAGGCGGCCGCGCTGCAGCAGACCGCGGCGAGCATGGAGCAACTGACCGCGACGGTGAAGCAGAACGCGGACAACGCACGCGAAGCGCAGAATTGCGCCGACAGCGCGACGAACATCGCGACGAAGGGCGCGACGGTCGTCGGCGAGGTGGTCGGCACGATGGCCGAGATCGATCAGAGCTCGCAGAAGGTCGCCGACATCATCGGCACGATTGAAGGGATCGCGTTCCAGACCAACATCCTCGCGCTGAACGCGGCGGTCGAGGCGGCGCGCGCGGGCGAGCAGGGCCGTGGCTTCGCGGTCGTCGCGGGCGAGGTGCGCACGCTCGCGCAGCGCTCCGCATCGGCGGCGAAGGAGATCAAGGCGCTGATCGGCGAATCGGTCGAGCGGGTGGCGACGGGCTCGCGCCTCGTCGGCTCGGCGGGCGACACGATGCAGGAGATCCAGCGCGCGATCGCGCGCGTGACGGGCATCATGACCGAGATCTCGGCCGCGTCGAACGAGCAGCGCGACGGCATCGAGCAGGTGAACCGCGCGGTGTCGCAGATGGATCAGGTGTCGCAGCAGAACGCGGCGCTCGTCGAGCAGGCGGCGGCCGCCGCCGCGTCGCTCGAAGAGCAGGCGGACGGGCTGCGCCGCACGGTCGGCGCGTTCCGCGTCGCCTGA
- a CDS encoding GNAT family N-acetyltransferase, producing MKTSNAPALSTAIVRDAAERDLEAIQAIYAHHVLTGVASFEETPPSVADLRARREAVLRHGLPYLVAELDGAVAGYAYATPYRPRSAYRYAIEDSIYVNDAYRGRGIGRVLLAALIERCEAGPWRQMIAVVADGGSGGSTSLHRALGFEPVGTLRAVGFKHGRWIDTALMQRVLGDGAQMPPSDANASH from the coding sequence ATGAAGACCTCCAACGCGCCCGCCCTTTCCACCGCCATCGTCCGCGACGCCGCCGAGCGCGACCTCGAAGCGATCCAGGCGATCTACGCGCATCACGTGCTGACCGGCGTCGCGTCGTTCGAGGAAACGCCGCCGTCCGTCGCCGATCTGCGCGCGCGACGCGAAGCGGTGCTGCGGCACGGCCTGCCGTATCTCGTCGCCGAACTGGACGGCGCCGTCGCGGGCTACGCGTACGCGACGCCGTACCGGCCGCGCAGCGCCTATCGCTACGCAATCGAGGATTCGATCTACGTGAACGACGCGTACCGCGGCCGCGGCATCGGCCGCGTGCTGCTCGCCGCGCTGATCGAGCGTTGCGAAGCGGGGCCGTGGCGGCAGATGATCGCGGTCGTCGCGGACGGCGGCAGCGGCGGCTCGACGTCGCTGCATCGCGCGCTCGGCTTCGAGCCGGTCGGCACGCTGCGCGCCGTAGGCTTCAAGCACGGCCGCTGGATCGACACCGCGCTGATGCAGCGTGTGCTCGGAGACGGCGCACAAATGCCGCCCTCCGACGCCAACGCCTCGCACTGA
- a CDS encoding ATP-dependent helicase, protein MACIIPDDWKNLAATGAAERERETLATLERTLPDAYTVYHGVHWTRADQNFSVFGEAGFVIVSPAGRVLVIEQKAGFLRETPKGLVKVYLQTERNVSIQLARTLENLHRRLTAAFGAGAYGVEELLYCPDYTVKNPAIAGVAPARIVDAPRRHELAARIVDALPADEPPFPSAAKIHHFLADELSLTPDTSVLVGQADTLVTRLSGGLAAWARRLEFAPFRLRVIATAGSGKTQLAVQAMRDAISAGKRVLYVCFNRPLADHVARIAPEGAKIANYHQLCDWVARDGGHVPDFGARDAFAQLEARFAQTPIAERWRFDTLIVDEGQDFQPPWADALERLVAPGGAWWWLEDPLQNLYMRDSVPLPGWVTLKETTNYRSPRDILDYVRDVVGGVEPLAAGLASGSPFGGSEISISAYDAADADSAAQACIDATKRAITHALALGFRKQDIAVLSFRGREGSAFTALDQLGPHRVKSFTGKYDLFGNPEYREGDVLLDSIYRFKGQAAPCVILTEVDFDTFDARAARKLFVGATRATMKLIVVASRRAAERIAPSV, encoded by the coding sequence ATGGCCTGCATCATTCCCGACGACTGGAAGAACCTCGCCGCCACGGGCGCGGCGGAGCGCGAGCGCGAGACGCTCGCGACGCTGGAACGGACGCTGCCCGACGCCTACACCGTCTATCACGGCGTGCACTGGACGCGCGCCGATCAGAATTTCTCGGTGTTCGGCGAAGCGGGCTTCGTGATCGTGAGCCCGGCCGGACGCGTGCTGGTGATCGAGCAGAAGGCGGGCTTCCTGCGCGAGACGCCGAAGGGGCTCGTCAAGGTCTATCTGCAGACCGAACGCAACGTGTCGATCCAGCTCGCGCGCACGCTCGAGAACCTGCATCGGCGGCTCACCGCCGCGTTCGGCGCGGGCGCGTACGGCGTCGAGGAACTGCTGTACTGCCCGGACTACACGGTGAAGAATCCGGCGATCGCGGGCGTCGCGCCCGCGCGGATCGTCGACGCGCCCCGCAGGCACGAACTCGCCGCGCGCATCGTCGACGCGCTGCCCGCCGACGAGCCGCCCTTCCCGAGCGCCGCGAAGATCCACCATTTCCTCGCGGACGAGCTGTCGCTGACGCCGGACACGAGCGTGCTCGTCGGCCAGGCGGACACGCTCGTCACGCGGCTGTCGGGCGGCCTCGCCGCGTGGGCGCGCCGGCTCGAGTTCGCGCCGTTCCGGCTGCGCGTGATCGCGACCGCGGGCTCCGGCAAGACGCAGCTCGCGGTGCAGGCGATGCGCGACGCGATCTCGGCGGGCAAGCGCGTGCTGTACGTGTGCTTCAACCGGCCGCTCGCCGATCATGTCGCGCGGATCGCGCCCGAAGGCGCGAAGATCGCGAACTACCACCAGCTCTGCGACTGGGTCGCGCGCGACGGCGGCCACGTGCCCGACTTCGGCGCGCGCGACGCGTTCGCGCAACTGGAGGCGCGCTTCGCGCAAACGCCGATCGCCGAGCGCTGGCGATTCGATACGCTGATCGTCGACGAAGGCCAGGACTTCCAGCCGCCATGGGCGGACGCGCTCGAGCGGCTCGTCGCGCCGGGCGGCGCGTGGTGGTGGCTCGAAGATCCGCTGCAGAACCTGTACATGCGCGACAGCGTGCCGCTGCCCGGCTGGGTGACGCTCAAGGAAACGACCAACTATCGCAGCCCGCGCGACATCCTCGACTACGTGCGCGATGTCGTCGGCGGCGTCGAGCCGCTCGCGGCCGGGCTCGCGTCGGGCAGCCCGTTCGGAGGATCGGAGATCTCGATCTCCGCGTACGATGCGGCGGACGCCGATTCCGCCGCGCAAGCCTGCATCGACGCGACGAAGCGCGCGATCACGCATGCGCTGGCGCTCGGCTTTCGCAAGCAGGACATCGCGGTGCTGTCGTTCAGGGGACGGGAGGGCTCGGCGTTCACGGCGCTCGACCAGCTCGGCCCGCACCGCGTGAAAAGCTTCACCGGCAAGTACGACCTGTTCGGAAATCCGGAATACCGGGAAGGCGACGTGCTGCTCGATTCGATCTATCGCTTCAAGGGGCAGGCGGCCCCGTGCGTGATCCTGACCGAAGTCGACTTCGACACGTTCGACGCGCGCGCGGCGCGCAAGCTGTTCGTCGGCGCGACGCGCGCGACGATGAAGCTGATCGTCGTCGCGTCGCGACGGGCGGCGGAACGGATCGCGCCTTCCGTGTAA
- a CDS encoding sulfonate ABC transporter substrate-binding protein, with the protein MIRPARWIPRTVAAALASLAAVAAFAQDDAGGRVLRVGYQKAGLLAVVKAQGSLETRVKRLGYTVKWFEFPAGPQLLEALNADSIDIGYTGAPPAVFAQASGVRFVYVGAEPPSPHNEAIVVKADSPLKTVADLRGKKVALQKGSSANYLLLKALQKAGVRYDEIRPIYLPPADARAAFESGNVDAWVVWDPYYAAAQQALKARTLADYTGLPSAYNFYEATRDFATRHPDVVGAVLQQLRETGQWVNAHPAETAALIAPKIGLDQPLVETWVKRVPYGATPLDGKIVASQQGVADAFHAAKLIPQKLTVSDNVWTDRNAAAALAAK; encoded by the coding sequence ATGATTCGCCCTGCCCGCTGGATTCCCCGAACCGTAGCCGCCGCGCTCGCGTCGCTCGCCGCCGTCGCCGCCTTCGCGCAAGACGACGCGGGCGGCAGGGTGCTGCGCGTTGGCTATCAGAAAGCGGGGCTGCTCGCGGTCGTCAAGGCGCAGGGCTCGCTCGAGACGCGCGTGAAGCGGCTCGGCTACACGGTCAAATGGTTCGAGTTCCCGGCCGGCCCGCAACTGCTCGAAGCGCTCAACGCGGACAGCATCGACATCGGCTACACGGGCGCGCCGCCCGCCGTGTTCGCGCAGGCGAGCGGCGTGCGCTTCGTCTACGTCGGCGCGGAGCCGCCGTCGCCGCACAACGAGGCGATCGTCGTGAAGGCCGATTCGCCGCTCAAGACCGTCGCCGACCTGAGAGGCAAGAAAGTCGCGCTGCAGAAGGGATCGAGCGCGAATTACCTGTTGCTGAAGGCGCTGCAGAAGGCCGGCGTGCGCTACGACGAGATTCGCCCGATCTATCTGCCGCCCGCCGACGCGCGCGCCGCGTTCGAGAGCGGCAACGTCGACGCGTGGGTCGTCTGGGATCCGTACTACGCGGCCGCGCAGCAGGCGCTGAAGGCGCGCACGCTCGCCGACTACACGGGCCTGCCTTCCGCATACAACTTCTACGAAGCGACGCGCGACTTCGCGACCCGGCATCCGGACGTCGTCGGCGCGGTGCTCCAGCAGTTGCGCGAAACCGGCCAGTGGGTCAACGCGCATCCCGCCGAAACCGCCGCATTGATCGCGCCGAAGATCGGCCTCGATCAGCCGCTCGTCGAAACCTGGGTGAAGCGCGTGCCGTACGGCGCGACGCCGCTCGACGGAAAGATCGTCGCGTCGCAACAGGGCGTCGCCGACGCGTTTCACGCAGCGAAGCTGATCCCGCAGAAGCTGACCGTCAGCGACAACGTCTGGACCGACCGGAACGCCGCCGCCGCGCTCGCGGCAAAATAG
- a CDS encoding flavin-containing monooxygenase encodes MNARNMSFGPLGNTNHEETIDIAIIGTGFSGLGMAIRLRQTGNQDFAVFEKANSVGGTWRDNHYPGCACDVQSHVYSFSFAPNPRWTRMFAPQPEIRAYMEDCVQRFNVGSHLRFNHELSNATYDETAHRWRLTFANGKRVCARVLVSGMGGLSRAAYPNIPGVETFKGEAFHSQNWNHDYPLEGKRVAVIGTGASAIQFVPQIAPRVANLALFQRTPPWIMPKPDRPVSGFEQWLFRNLPFTQKLMRGGLYWMLESRVLGFAIHPSTMKLVQKLALRHIGKQISEPELRAAVTPDYTIGCKRILMSNDYYPALTRKNVDVVTTGIERIEEDAVITTDGKRHEVDCLIYGTGFQINNPFPRGTIVGRGGVDVVDAWRDGLHAYLGATVPGYPNWFILMGPNTGLGHNSMVYMIESQIEYVLGALKAMRTERAEAIEVRPLVELEYNNRIQNKLKSAVWSTGGCNSWYLDPRTGKNTTLWPTFTWRFRQETAFFSMADYHAYYANPRQNTQPAPALPSAVVAASSAETTA; translated from the coding sequence ATGAACGCGCGCAATATGTCTTTCGGTCCGCTCGGCAACACAAACCACGAAGAAACCATCGACATCGCCATCATCGGCACCGGTTTTTCCGGGCTCGGCATGGCGATTCGCCTCCGGCAAACCGGCAACCAGGACTTCGCGGTGTTCGAGAAGGCGAACTCGGTCGGCGGCACCTGGCGCGACAACCACTACCCCGGTTGCGCGTGCGACGTCCAGTCGCATGTCTATTCGTTCTCGTTCGCGCCGAATCCGCGCTGGACGCGCATGTTCGCGCCACAGCCGGAAATCCGCGCGTACATGGAAGACTGCGTGCAGCGCTTCAACGTCGGCTCGCATCTGCGCTTCAACCACGAGCTCTCCAACGCGACTTACGACGAGACCGCGCATCGCTGGCGCCTGACGTTCGCGAACGGCAAGCGCGTGTGCGCGCGTGTGCTCGTATCCGGCATGGGCGGGCTGTCGCGCGCCGCGTATCCGAACATCCCCGGCGTCGAGACGTTCAAGGGCGAAGCGTTCCACTCGCAGAACTGGAATCACGACTATCCGCTCGAGGGCAAGCGCGTCGCCGTGATCGGCACGGGCGCGAGCGCGATCCAGTTCGTCCCGCAGATTGCGCCGCGCGTCGCGAACCTTGCGCTCTTCCAGCGCACGCCGCCGTGGATCATGCCGAAGCCGGACCGCCCGGTCAGCGGCTTCGAGCAATGGCTGTTCCGCAATCTGCCGTTCACGCAGAAGCTGATGCGCGGCGGCCTGTACTGGATGCTCGAATCGCGCGTGCTCGGCTTCGCGATCCATCCGTCGACGATGAAGCTCGTGCAGAAGCTCGCGCTGCGCCACATCGGCAAGCAGATCTCCGAGCCGGAGCTGCGCGCCGCGGTGACGCCCGACTACACGATCGGCTGCAAGCGGATCCTGATGTCGAACGACTATTACCCCGCGCTCACGCGCAAGAACGTCGACGTCGTCACGACGGGCATCGAGCGGATCGAGGAAGACGCGGTGATCACGACGGACGGCAAGCGCCATGAAGTCGACTGCCTGATCTACGGCACGGGCTTCCAGATCAACAACCCGTTCCCGCGCGGCACGATCGTCGGCCGCGGCGGCGTCGACGTCGTCGACGCATGGCGCGACGGCCTGCACGCGTACCTCGGCGCGACCGTCCCCGGCTATCCGAACTGGTTCATCCTGATGGGACCGAACACGGGTCTCGGCCACAACTCGATGGTCTACATGATCGAGTCGCAGATCGAATACGTGCTCGGCGCATTGAAGGCGATGCGCACCGAGCGCGCGGAGGCGATCGAAGTGCGTCCGCTCGTCGAGCTCGAATACAACAACCGCATCCAGAACAAGCTGAAGAGCGCGGTCTGGTCGACGGGCGGCTGCAACAGCTGGTATCTCGATCCGCGCACCGGCAAGAACACGACGCTGTGGCCGACCTTCACATGGCGCTTCCGGCAGGAAACCGCGTTCTTCTCGATGGCGGACTACCACGCGTACTACGCGAACCCGCGTCAAAACACGCAGCCGGCGCCGGCGCTGCCGAGCGCCGTCGTCGCGGCGAGCTCCGCCGAGACGACCGCCTGA